Proteins encoded in a region of the Poseidonibacter antarcticus genome:
- the ilvD gene encoding dihydroxy-acid dehydratase, protein MRSDEVKKGFDRAPHRSLLRATGLKDEDFEKPFIGVANSFIELIPGHFFLDKVAVIIKDEIRKNGCVPFEFNTIGVDDGIAMGHDGMLFSLPSRELIANSIETVMNAHKLDAMIAIPNCDKIVPGMIMGALRVNVPTIFVSGGPMQKGHDKDGTPIDLATAFEAVGKHEAGEITDEELLDIECNACPSGGSCSGMFTANSMNTLMEAMGIALPGNGTILALTPEREVLYRQAAKRICEIALDKQASEKYLLRNILNENAVRNAFAVDMAMGGSSNTVLHMLAIAREAKVDFNLEDINKISKRVSHIAKISPSLSTVHMEDINKAGGVNAVMKEMTKRGNDILLDNITITGETLYEKISDAYIKDTNIIHTIDNPYSDVGGLAILYGNLAEQGAVIKTAGITGARALSGKAVCFDGQAEAIAGIVGGKVTHGDVVVIRYEGPKGGPGMQEMLAPTSLIMGMGMGKTVALITDGRFSGATRGASIGHVSPEAAEGGMIGLLKDGDIINIDVDAYLLSVDLSDEEIAKRRANFKPIKKPLTSSWLGQYRSLVTNASSGAMLKTDL, encoded by the coding sequence TTGAGAAGTGATGAAGTAAAAAAAGGCTTTGATAGAGCACCACATAGATCTTTGTTAAGAGCTACTGGATTAAAAGATGAAGATTTTGAAAAACCATTCATTGGAGTTGCAAACTCTTTTATTGAATTAATCCCTGGACATTTTTTCTTAGATAAAGTTGCTGTTATTATTAAAGATGAAATTAGAAAGAACGGTTGTGTACCATTTGAGTTCAATACTATTGGTGTTGATGATGGTATTGCAATGGGTCATGATGGTATGTTATTTTCATTACCTTCAAGAGAATTAATTGCAAATTCAATTGAAACTGTAATGAATGCACATAAATTGGATGCAATGATTGCTATTCCAAACTGTGATAAAATTGTTCCTGGTATGATTATGGGTGCATTAAGAGTTAATGTTCCTACTATTTTTGTATCTGGTGGACCAATGCAAAAAGGTCACGATAAAGATGGTACACCAATTGATTTAGCAACAGCTTTTGAAGCAGTTGGTAAACATGAGGCTGGTGAAATTACAGATGAAGAATTACTTGATATTGAATGTAATGCATGTCCTAGTGGTGGTTCTTGTTCTGGTATGTTTACAGCCAATTCTATGAATACACTTATGGAAGCTATGGGTATTGCACTTCCTGGAAATGGAACTATTTTAGCTTTAACTCCTGAGAGAGAAGTATTATATAGACAAGCTGCTAAAAGAATTTGTGAAATTGCTTTAGATAAACAAGCTAGTGAAAAATACTTATTAAGAAATATCTTAAATGAAAATGCTGTAAGAAATGCTTTTGCTGTTGATATGGCAATGGGTGGTTCTTCTAATACTGTTTTACATATGTTAGCAATTGCTAGAGAAGCTAAAGTTGATTTTAATTTAGAAGATATTAATAAAATCTCTAAAAGAGTTTCTCATATTGCAAAAATTTCTCCATCTTTATCTACTGTTCATATGGAAGATATTAATAAAGCTGGTGGTGTAAATGCAGTAATGAAAGAAATGACAAAAAGAGGTAATGATATTTTACTTGATAATATTACAATTACAGGTGAAACTCTTTACGAAAAAATTTCTGATGCATATATAAAAGATACAAATATTATTCATACTATTGACAATCCATATTCTGATGTTGGTGGTTTAGCTATTCTTTATGGTAACTTAGCAGAACAAGGTGCTGTTATTAAAACTGCAGGAATTACAGGTGCACGTGCATTAAGTGGTAAAGCTGTTTGTTTTGATGGTCAAGCTGAAGCAATTGCTGGTATTGTTGGTGGTAAAGTTACACATGGTGATGTTGTTGTAATTAGATACGAAGGTCCTAAAGGTGGTCCAGGAATGCAAGAAATGCTTGCCCCTACTTCACTTATTATGGGAATGGGAATGGGTAAAACTGTTGCTCTTATTACTGATGGTAGATTCTCAGGTGCTACAAGAGGTGCTTCAATTGGTCACGTAAGTCCTGAAGCTGCTGAAGGTGGTATGATTGGGTTATTAAAAGATGGAGATATTATCAATATTGATGTTGATGCATACCTTTTATCTGTTGATTTAAGCGACGAAGAAATAGCTAAAAGAAGAGCTAACTTTAAACCTATTAAAAAACCACTTACTTCAAGTTGGTTAGGACAATATAGATCTCTTGTAACAAACGCAAGTTCTGGAGCTATGCTTAAAACTGATTTATAG
- a CDS encoding Do family serine endopeptidase, translating to MKKKLLFASTLIASQLFAESINFNMIDKNPTRVAPNTNNQILSFNGAIKKSMKSIVNISTKRHINSSNENLPQQIFKDPFFKRFFGDQFGNQFKQNRVQRSLGSGVIIAKNGYIVTNNHVIDNAEEITVTIGNDTKEYNAKLIGKDSDSDLAVIKIDSTNLTPIKFGHSKELEVADVIFAIGNPFGIGSAVTQGIISALNKNKVGLNRYENYIQTDASINPGNSGGALVDSRGALIGINTAIISKSGGNNGIGFAIPVAMVKDVVKKLISDGKVTRGYLGVAISDLDAEMSKVYNHKKGALVLDVSEGTPAFKFGVKRGDLIYAINDKTIRDRTDLQNIVASFKPNEKIVLSIERDKKNIELKIVLGNRTTLVQIQANNGRVLSGLKVTTIDTNTQKQFRLAPDTKGVLISDVEPKSRAEKVGFQPGDIIIQIEDIEINNFQNLEASLTKYKNKHKRVYVNRYGQTILFVIK from the coding sequence GTGAAGAAAAAACTTTTATTTGCCTCAACTTTAATTGCTAGTCAATTATTTGCAGAATCAATAAATTTTAATATGATAGATAAAAATCCGACTAGAGTAGCTCCAAATACAAATAATCAAATTTTATCTTTTAATGGTGCTATTAAAAAATCTATGAAATCAATTGTTAATATATCAACAAAAAGACATATTAATTCATCAAATGAAAATCTTCCACAACAAATATTTAAAGATCCATTCTTCAAAAGATTTTTTGGAGATCAATTTGGAAATCAATTTAAACAAAATAGAGTTCAAAGATCTTTAGGTTCTGGTGTTATTATTGCTAAAAATGGATATATTGTTACTAATAACCATGTAATAGATAATGCTGAAGAGATTACCGTAACTATTGGCAATGATACAAAAGAATACAATGCAAAACTTATTGGGAAAGATTCTGATAGTGATTTAGCTGTTATTAAAATAGACTCTACAAATTTAACTCCAATTAAATTTGGTCACTCAAAAGAGTTAGAAGTTGCTGATGTTATTTTTGCAATTGGAAATCCATTTGGTATAGGAAGTGCTGTTACACAAGGTATTATTTCAGCTTTAAATAAAAATAAAGTTGGACTTAATAGATATGAAAACTATATTCAAACTGATGCATCTATAAACCCAGGAAACTCAGGTGGTGCTTTAGTTGATAGTAGAGGTGCTTTAATTGGTATTAATACTGCTATTATTTCTAAAAGTGGAGGGAATAATGGTATAGGATTTGCTATTCCCGTTGCAATGGTAAAAGACGTAGTTAAAAAGTTAATTTCTGATGGTAAAGTAACAAGAGGTTATTTAGGTGTTGCTATTAGTGATTTAGACGCTGAAATGTCAAAAGTATATAATCATAAAAAAGGTGCTCTTGTTTTAGATGTATCAGAAGGAACTCCTGCTTTTAAATTTGGAGTAAAAAGAGGTGATTTAATTTATGCAATTAATGATAAAACAATAAGAGATCGAACTGATTTACAGAATATTGTCGCTTCATTTAAACCAAATGAAAAAATAGTTTTAAGTATAGAAAGAGATAAAAAAAATATTGAATTAAAAATAGTACTAGGAAATAGAACAACCTTAGTTCAAATTCAAGCTAATAATGGAAGAGTTTTAAGTGGTTTAAAAGTAACTACGATTGATACAAATACACAAAAACAATTTAGATTAGCTCCTGATACAAAAGGTGTATTGATTTCTGATGTTGAACCAAAAAGTAGAGCAGAAAAAGTAGGATTCCAACCTGGAGATATTATCATTCAAATTGAAGATATTGAAATTAATAATTTCCAAAACCTTGAAGCATCTTTAACAAAGTATAAAAACAAACATAAAAGAGTTTATGTAAATAGATATGGACAGACTATTCTTTTTGTTATAAAATAA
- a CDS encoding response regulator transcription factor encodes MIKVLMIEDDLELAQIITDYLAAFDIEVTNTDSPYNGLSMLSINKEFQLLILDLTLPEIDGLELLPKIREKSQIPIIISSARDDILDKVMGLERGADDYLPKPYNPRELQARIKTILKRIDKPAEVKKIGNSSPFIVKEDDMQIYFKDIPLTLTLAEYDILKLLIRRNGGVIAREDFIYASDSIEDDSSLKNIDVIISRIRSKLSKIDATKTYIKSVRGIGYQLI; translated from the coding sequence ATCATAAAAGTATTAATGATAGAAGATGATTTAGAACTTGCACAAATCATTACTGATTATCTTGCAGCATTTGATATAGAAGTTACAAATACGGATAGTCCATATAATGGACTATCTATGTTAAGTATTAATAAAGAGTTTCAACTATTAATTTTAGATTTAACTCTTCCTGAAATTGATGGATTAGAGTTACTTCCCAAAATTAGAGAAAAATCTCAAATCCCTATTATTATAAGTTCTGCAAGAGATGATATTCTAGATAAAGTTATGGGATTAGAAAGAGGTGCTGATGATTATTTGCCAAAACCTTATAATCCTAGAGAACTTCAAGCTAGAATAAAAACTATTTTAAAAAGAATTGATAAACCAGCAGAAGTTAAGAAAATAGGAAATAGTTCTCCTTTTATTGTAAAAGAAGATGATATGCAAATATATTTTAAAGATATTCCTCTTACTCTAACTCTTGCTGAATATGATATTTTAAAACTTCTTATTAGAAGAAATGGTGGCGTAATAGCTAGAGAAGATTTTATATATGCTAGTGATAGTATTGAAGATGATTCTTCATTAAAAAATATTGATGTAATCATTTCAAGAATTAGATCAAAATTATCAAAAATAGATGCTACAAAAACATATATAAAATCAGTTAGAGGTATTGGATATCAACTAATATGA
- a CDS encoding ArsS family sensor histidine kinase has translation MIRNISISAFINLIFSLAFVAILITFSLFISFDKQKHEITQQNRYELIAENFLSTFQNLPSAETLFKLFKKFQVKPLEDRDAKLEIIKNAQELTITQNYLGTYRVYKYNEEYYIYVQQYGYNLMLKDVTNHNYSMAIIIATFILSLITIFFLYAILKRKLKPLKLLNKQIIEFSNGNKDIKITSISNDEIGTIAKSFNEAITLINNQTKSKDLFMRNMMHELKTPITKAMFIAETLNNEQTRDNLQRAFKRMDDIIKELATVEKLTSANNMMYKEPTSFFNIYNKTLEIMMVSPDNITSRIKSFNFSVDISMFSIALKNLIDNAIKFSPNHKAIINASKEQIEISSLGEPLKYDLEYYTEAFSQEEKRSDGFGLGLYIVKTIACLHGYKLEYKYEDGKNYFIIKM, from the coding sequence ATGATAAGAAATATTTCTATTTCTGCTTTTATTAATTTAATATTTTCATTAGCTTTTGTTGCAATATTAATTACGTTTTCATTATTTATTAGTTTTGATAAGCAAAAACATGAAATTACTCAACAAAATAGATACGAACTTATTGCAGAGAATTTTTTAAGTACTTTTCAAAACTTACCTAGTGCAGAAACATTATTCAAATTATTCAAGAAATTCCAAGTAAAACCATTGGAAGATAGAGATGCAAAACTTGAAATAATTAAAAATGCTCAAGAACTAACAATTACTCAAAACTATTTAGGAACATATCGGGTATATAAATACAATGAAGAATATTATATTTATGTACAACAATATGGATATAATCTTATGCTAAAAGATGTAACAAACCATAACTATAGTATGGCAATTATAATTGCTACATTTATATTATCGCTTATTACAATATTTTTTTTATATGCTATTTTAAAAAGAAAACTAAAACCTCTTAAGCTATTAAATAAGCAAATTATTGAATTCTCAAATGGTAATAAAGACATTAAAATAACCTCTATAAGTAATGATGAAATTGGAACAATTGCAAAAAGCTTTAATGAAGCTATTACTCTTATAAATAATCAAACAAAATCAAAAGATTTATTTATGCGTAATATGATGCATGAACTTAAAACTCCTATTACGAAAGCTATGTTTATTGCTGAAACATTAAATAATGAACAAACAAGAGATAACCTTCAAAGAGCTTTTAAAAGAATGGATGATATTATCAAAGAATTAGCAACTGTAGAAAAGCTCACATCTGCTAATAATATGATGTATAAAGAGCCAACATCATTTTTTAATATTTATAATAAAACATTAGAGATTATGATGGTTTCCCCTGATAATATTACATCTAGAATTAAATCTTTTAACTTCTCTGTTGATATTTCAATGTTTTCTATTGCACTTAAAAACTTAATTGATAATGCTATAAAATTCTCACCAAATCATAAAGCTATTATAAATGCTTCGAAAGAACAAATTGAAATAAGTTCACTAGGTGAACCTTTGAAATATGATTTAGAATACTATACTGAAGCTTTCTCACAAGAAGAAAAAAGAAGTGATGGATTTGGATTAGGTTTATATATTGTTAAAACAATTGCTTGTTTACATGGTTATAAACTTGAATATAAATATGAAGATGGAAAGAATTACTTTATAATAAAGATGTAG
- a CDS encoding DMT family transporter gives MPYLILVTLLWAFSFSLIGEVLAGQVDSYFAVLIRVVLASLVFIPFTKFRGIQTKLKLQIMLIGTIQIGLMYIFLYKSFLFLSVPEVVLFTVFTPVYVTLFYDGFKKQFKPLYLVSTGLAVFGAYIIRYQNISEDFITGFLMVQAASICFALGQSAYKKVMESHTQIRHRDVFGYFHFGALIVSVISFLLFANPEKLSPSLIQWGVLIWLGVAASGLGYFLWNKGACFVDAGVLAIMNNALVPAGLLVNLIIWGKTSNYFLLLLGSAVIGLSLYLHYYFMKLYNKKKVS, from the coding sequence ATGCCATATTTAATCTTAGTAACACTTCTTTGGGCATTTTCTTTTAGTTTAATAGGTGAAGTTTTAGCAGGGCAGGTTGATAGTTATTTTGCTGTACTTATTCGTGTTGTTTTAGCTTCATTAGTTTTTATTCCCTTTACAAAATTTAGAGGTATTCAAACAAAATTAAAGCTTCAAATAATGCTTATAGGAACTATACAAATTGGCTTGATGTATATTTTTCTTTATAAATCATTTTTATTTTTAAGTGTTCCAGAAGTTGTACTTTTCACTGTATTCACGCCTGTTTATGTAACACTATTTTATGATGGATTTAAAAAACAGTTTAAACCTCTTTATCTAGTTAGTACAGGATTAGCTGTATTTGGTGCATATATAATCAGATATCAAAATATTAGTGAAGATTTTATCACAGGTTTTTTGATGGTTCAAGCTGCAAGTATTTGTTTTGCTTTAGGACAAAGTGCTTACAAAAAAGTAATGGAATCACATACGCAAATTAGACATAGAGATGTTTTTGGATACTTCCATTTTGGAGCATTGATTGTAAGTGTAATATCATTTTTATTATTTGCAAATCCCGAAAAATTATCACCATCATTAATACAATGGGGTGTTTTAATTTGGTTAGGTGTAGCAGCTTCTGGTTTAGGATATTTCTTATGGAATAAAGGAGCTTGTTTTGTAGATGCAGGAGTGTTAGCAATTATGAATAACGCTTTAGTTCCTGCTGGATTACTTGTAAATCTTATTATTTGGGGAAAAACGAGTAATTATTTTTTACTTCTTTTAGGAAGTGCAGTTATAGGCTTGTCTTTATATTTACACTACTACTTTATGAAACTTTATAATAAAAAGAAAGTTTCATAA
- the cbiB gene encoding adenosylcobinamide-phosphate synthase CbiB, translating into MFYSIALIAYALDNIFGEFEKLKFLKHPIIFMGDYINWFKKKYYEDSILRGGILTVSLIVIVYIITSFLASFDNILFQGFLASFTLASKMLYDSVEDVITSRNLEVKKEKIAMLVSRDTSTMTNSDVNKAAVETYAENLSDGVIAPLFYLLCFGIVGAFIYKAINTLDSMIGYRNEKYENFGKIAAILDDIVNYVPARITAVLIAILFMSKKALTQFYKYGSKHESPNAGLPIASMALSLDLKLGGPTSYFGKIKDKAFFGIGKENIENSDVLKTLSLKYRLDIFIIIVLILGVL; encoded by the coding sequence GTGTTTTATAGTATTGCTCTAATAGCTTATGCTTTAGATAATATTTTTGGCGAATTTGAGAAACTAAAGTTTCTCAAACATCCAATAATATTTATGGGAGATTATATAAACTGGTTTAAAAAGAAGTATTATGAAGACTCAATTTTAAGAGGTGGAATATTAACAGTTTCATTGATTGTAATTGTTTATATAATCACTTCATTTCTAGCTAGTTTTGATAATATCTTATTTCAAGGTTTTTTAGCCTCTTTTACACTAGCTTCCAAAATGTTATACGACAGTGTAGAAGATGTAATAACAAGTAGGAATTTAGAAGTTAAAAAAGAAAAAATAGCTATGTTAGTAAGTCGTGATACAAGTACAATGACAAATTCAGATGTGAATAAAGCAGCAGTAGAAACTTATGCTGAGAATTTAAGCGATGGAGTAATTGCACCTTTATTTTATTTACTTTGTTTTGGAATAGTGGGAGCTTTTATATATAAAGCTATTAATACTTTAGATTCGATGATAGGGTATAGAAATGAAAAGTATGAAAACTTTGGAAAAATAGCAGCCATCCTTGATGATATTGTAAACTATGTACCTGCGAGAATAACAGCTGTTTTAATAGCTATATTATTTATGAGTAAAAAAGCACTAACACAGTTTTATAAATATGGCTCAAAACACGAAAGCCCAAATGCAGGATTACCAATAGCTTCAATGGCATTAAGTCTTGATTTAAAACTAGGTGGTCCAACTTCTTATTTTGGGAAAATTAAAGACAAAGCATTTTTTGGAATAGGAAAAGAAAATATTGAGAATAGTGATGTTTTAAAGACACTTTCGTTAAAGTATCGCTTAGATATATTTATAATAATTGTATTAATTTTAGGAGTACTATGA
- a CDS encoding cobyric acid synthase translates to MNNISILGTSSDAGKSTITFVIAKILQDLGYSVAPFKAQNVSNNSHVCDDGSEIAIAQYFQSEVLGVETSYHLNPVLLKSGRGSSASLIVEGKVVANKDVLDYYRDIDTLKPSVKRCYEYLDTRYDCIVNEGAGSPVELNLMDKDLSNIFIANEYNTKIILVADIEKGGVFASIYGVYHLLPEKLRNNIIGVIVNKFRGDLSLFDEGIRIIEEDFKIPVLGVLPYVPFNLGFEDSASLKNFVQNPKKKKLDVAVISYPYMSNYNDIEPLICDDEVFVEFVDYNISLEKFDLVILPGSKLVIKDLKWLKENGLFEQIKNYKKDICCVCGGYEMMFETLDDKYALENNEALVEQGFAKIPASIVFEKEKILEKKTYDLFDSKIEGFEIHHGMCDKYPLSYETEKFKGTFVHGIFDNDKFRTSYFKSIDSSYIGYIFEEYKKTSIDTFVNTMKDKLDVKRILKSVL, encoded by the coding sequence ATGAATAATATATCAATCCTAGGAACATCCTCAGACGCAGGAAAATCAACTATAACATTTGTAATAGCAAAGATACTACAAGACTTAGGCTACAGCGTTGCACCCTTTAAAGCACAAAATGTCTCAAATAACTCTCACGTATGTGATGATGGAAGTGAAATAGCAATAGCACAATACTTTCAAAGCGAAGTATTAGGAGTAGAGACTTCATATCATTTAAATCCTGTACTTTTAAAATCAGGTCGTGGAAGTTCAGCTTCATTGATAGTGGAGGGTAAAGTAGTAGCAAACAAAGATGTATTAGATTACTATAGAGATATAGACACTTTAAAACCTTCTGTTAAAAGATGCTATGAGTATTTAGATACAAGATACGACTGTATTGTAAACGAAGGTGCTGGAAGTCCTGTTGAGTTAAATCTAATGGATAAAGACCTCTCAAACATCTTTATAGCCAATGAATACAATACTAAAATTATATTGGTTGCAGACATTGAAAAAGGTGGAGTATTTGCTTCTATTTATGGAGTGTATCATTTATTACCAGAAAAACTTCGTAATAATATTATAGGTGTAATTGTAAACAAGTTTAGAGGAGATTTATCTTTATTTGATGAAGGTATTAGAATCATTGAAGAGGATTTTAAAATACCAGTTTTAGGAGTATTGCCTTATGTTCCATTTAACTTAGGATTTGAAGATTCCGCATCATTAAAAAACTTTGTACAAAACCCAAAAAAGAAAAAACTTGATGTTGCCGTTATATCGTATCCATATATGAGTAATTACAATGATATAGAACCTTTGATATGTGATGATGAGGTATTTGTTGAGTTTGTGGATTATAATATTTCACTTGAAAAGTTTGACCTTGTAATTCTTCCTGGTTCTAAACTTGTAATCAAAGATTTAAAATGGTTAAAAGAAAATGGCTTATTTGAACAAATCAAAAACTATAAAAAAGATATTTGTTGTGTATGTGGTGGTTATGAAATGATGTTTGAAACACTAGATGATAAATACGCTTTAGAAAACAATGAAGCTTTAGTAGAGCAGGGCTTTGCTAAAATTCCTGCAAGTATAGTCTTTGAAAAAGAGAAGATATTAGAGAAAAAAACTTATGATTTATTTGATAGTAAAATAGAAGGCTTTGAAATTCATCATGGAATGTGTGATAAATATCCCTTATCATACGAAACAGAAAAGTTCAAAGGTACATTTGTTCATGGAATATTTGATAATGATAAGTTTAGAACTTCATATTTTAAATCAATTGATTCTTCATATATAGGATATATCTTTGAAGAGTACAAAAAAACTTCAATAGATACCTTTGTAAATACTATGAAAGATAAACTAGATGTAAAAAGGATTCTAAAAAGTGTTTTATAG
- a CDS encoding type II toxin-antitoxin system RelE family toxin, with the protein MSKYQIAETKTFQKIKKKIDKKLYSKIVNFVYPQLRENPLYGTNIKKLKDNLEGYYRYRVGNYRLFYLIEDDKLIIAIVDFKHRQEAYE; encoded by the coding sequence TTGTCTAAGTATCAAATTGCTGAAACAAAAACTTTCCAAAAGATTAAAAAGAAAATAGATAAAAAGCTATATTCTAAAATTGTTAATTTTGTTTATCCTCAACTTCGAGAAAACCCTCTTTATGGAACAAATATTAAAAAATTAAAAGATAATCTTGAAGGCTACTATAGATATAGAGTTGGTAATTATCGCCTTTTTTATTTGATAGAAGATGATAAGCTAATCATTGCTATTGTAGATTTTAAACATAGGCAAGAAGCTTATGAATAA
- a CDS encoding CopG family transcriptional regulator: MKTVTMRVDDSIYDMIKLAADGQKRNLSNFIEFATMQYLTSSQFVENSEMNEIMNDKELVKNLMNGFDDLKNGDYNIV; encoded by the coding sequence ATGAAAACTGTAACAATGAGAGTAGATGATTCTATCTACGATATGATTAAACTTGCTGCTGATGGACAAAAAAGAAATCTTTCAAATTTTATTGAATTTGCAACTATGCAATATCTAACTTCTTCACAATTTGTAGAAAATAGTGAAATGAATGAAATTATGAATGATAAAGAACTTGTTAAAAACTTGATGAACGGATTTGATGACCTTAAAAATGGTGATTACAATATTGTCTAA
- a CDS encoding aminotransferase class I/II-fold pyridoxal phosphate-dependent enzyme, translated as MKTLETFEHGGQIEKFAKDLGCDIQEVIDLSSNINFIKPNINIDFNNLDISSYPIYDKLYKKIADNYDVKIEQIELFNGGSSAIFALFRHLKNLGLEHSTIYSPAYLEYKKACINFGYKLQTINRFENIQLPVKNKSFVIFVNPSTPDGKYYDIDSLMSYWTQKDCTVLIDESFLDFCDGQSAIKYLEKYDKLYILKSMTKFYSSAGIRVGTIVSNEKNIDSLKRFEPMWKLSNFDSNYLCTALEDKNFKKISKAINTKNRLLLEKVLENSTLIESIYKSNANYILAKLKTLNANELQEKLKPYKIMIRNCENFDFLDDRYIRIAVKSTNNLEVFKKALKEIC; from the coding sequence ATGAAAACATTAGAAACATTTGAACATGGTGGACAAATAGAAAAGTTCGCAAAAGATTTAGGCTGTGATATTCAAGAAGTTATTGATTTGTCATCAAATATCAACTTTATCAAGCCAAATATAAATATTGATTTTAATAATCTTGATATTTCTTCTTATCCAATTTATGATAAATTATATAAAAAAATCGCAGATAACTATGATGTAAAAATAGAACAAATAGAACTATTTAACGGTGGAAGTTCAGCTATCTTTGCACTTTTTAGGCATCTTAAAAATTTAGGCTTGGAGCATTCTACGATTTATTCACCTGCTTATTTAGAATATAAAAAAGCTTGTATAAACTTTGGATATAAATTACAAACTATTAATAGATTTGAAAATATACAATTACCTGTAAAAAATAAAAGTTTCGTAATATTTGTAAATCCTTCAACACCTGATGGTAAATATTATGATATTGATTCTTTGATGAGCTATTGGACACAAAAAGATTGTACAGTTTTAATAGATGAAAGCTTTTTAGACTTTTGCGATGGACAATCAGCTATTAAATATTTAGAAAAATATGATAAATTATACATCTTAAAATCTATGACAAAATTTTATTCAAGTGCTGGAATTAGAGTTGGAACTATTGTTTCAAATGAAAAAAATATTGACTCACTAAAAAGATTTGAACCAATGTGGAAACTTTCAAATTTTGATTCAAATTACTTATGCACAGCTCTTGAAGACAAAAACTTTAAAAAAATATCAAAAGCAATAAATACAAAAAATAGACTGCTTTTAGAAAAAGTTTTAGAAAACTCAACACTAATAGAATCAATCTATAAAAGTAATGCAAACTATATTTTAGCAAAGCTAAAAACACTAAATGCAAATGAATTACAAGAGAAATTAAAACCATATAAGATTATGATAAGAAACTGTGAAAACTTCGACTTTTTAGATGATAGATATATAAGAATTGCAGTTAAATCTACAAATAATCTAGAAGTTTTTAAAAAGGCATTAAAAGAGATATGCTAA
- a CDS encoding adenosylcobinamide-GDP ribazoletransferase: MKQILNAFYFALSYFSIIPIFVKDMKINNDTYKYTLAFLPLVGAILASIVIALNIFLNEFFTPLYSAFVASVLYLALYGFLHLEAICDVIDAWFASYSGKDAYEIMKDPTIGAIGALYAFCFVLLKVSISTYILYEKEYVLFFIVLVFSRLNLIYLLQLFKFNKNSFLSLAFQSAGVGKIKLFAFVYVILAFTLNSNAIILFIISMLSFYIILKILNKKFSFVNGDCLGFTLEHTELILLNIALAIVL; the protein is encoded by the coding sequence ATGAAACAAATACTAAATGCTTTTTATTTTGCACTTTCGTATTTTTCAATTATTCCTATTTTTGTTAAAGATATGAAAATAAACAATGATACATATAAATATACACTAGCTTTCTTGCCACTTGTGGGAGCTATTTTAGCAAGTATTGTAATAGCTTTAAATATCTTTTTAAATGAGTTTTTCACTCCTTTATATTCTGCTTTTGTAGCTTCTGTTCTTTATCTAGCTCTTTATGGTTTTTTACATTTGGAAGCTATTTGTGATGTGATTGATGCATGGTTTGCTTCTTATTCAGGAAAAGATGCTTATGAGATTATGAAAGACCCAACTATTGGTGCAATTGGGGCTTTATATGCTTTTTGTTTTGTATTGCTAAAAGTTAGTATTTCTACTTATATTTTGTATGAAAAAGAGTATGTATTATTTTTTATTGTTTTAGTTTTTTCTCGTTTAAATCTTATATATTTATTACAACTTTTTAAGTTTAATAAAAATAGTTTTTTATCACTTGCCTTTCAAAGTGCAGGAGTAGGGAAAATCAAACTTTTTGCTTTTGTTTATGTAATACTAGCTTTTACTTTAAACTCAAATGCAATAATTCTTTTTATAATTTCAATGCTAAGTTTTTACATAATACTAAAAATATTAAATAAAAAATTCTCTTTTGTAAATGGCGATTGTTTAGGTTTTACTCTAGAACATACTGAACTTATTTTATTAAATATCGCATTGGCAATTGTTTTATGA